From a single Populus trichocarpa isolate Nisqually-1 chromosome 17, P.trichocarpa_v4.1, whole genome shotgun sequence genomic region:
- the LOC7496594 gene encoding uncharacterized protein LOC7496594: protein MAKSTVELSRPANPTLKKPSFPKKRTTMSVFCLYSPKLSIFLLALCVSLFTLYHIQSLHARTTSSPPWSFVHQWERFTNCTQEHGSMAEKLRQSVTFLPLKDLRYADKARQGHTWFMSSTYDTREEGGVQYQQFPSESSKRRLLCLKGKETHDGSWNSYALAWPEALPFNATLLKGLTFVSYNHYDYDNIWHGLSAMVPFVAWHIRNGCESPSRWILYHWGELRFEMGPWLRTLTGATFGGAPYTESFEGVNDGQPLCFEKAVVMRHNEGGMSRDRRTETYDLMRCKARMYCNVSLEGRIPEVNKQGLPVIGMTLFMRTGSRSFTNESAVIGIFEKECAKVDGCRLMVAYSNNLTFCEQVKMMSLTDILVSTHGAQLTNMFLMDKNSSVMEFFPKGWLKVAGVGQYVYHWIASWSGMRHQGAWRDLNGDECPYAEDDRRCMSIYKNGKVGFNETYFSEWARDVLNEVKIRKLEEAASKTIASTSACSCG, encoded by the exons ATGGCTAAATCAACTGTAGAACTAAGCAGACCCGCAAATCCCACTCTCAAAAAACCTTCATTTCCTAAAAAACGCACGACCATGTCAGTCTTTTGTTTATACTCCCCTAAGCTCTCTATCTTCCTTCTAGCCCTTTGTGTTTCTCTCTTCACTCTCTACCACATCCAGTCCCTCCATGCCCGGACGACATCTTCACCTCCATGGTCTTTCGTGCACCAATGGGAAAGATTCACCAATTGCACTCAAGAACATGGATCCATGGCTGAAAAACTCCGGCAGTCGGTTACATTTCTCCCACTTAAGGACTTACGTTATGCGGATAAAGCTCGTCAAGGTCACACGTGGTTCATGAGCTCCACGTATGATACTCGTGAAGAGGGTGGGGTGCAATATCAGCAGTTTCCTTCAGAATCATCAAAACGTAGGCTACTTTGCTTGAAAGGAAAGGAGACACATGATGGTTCCTGGAATTCCTATGCACTTGCATGGCCAGAAGCCTTGCCTTTCAATGCCACGCTTCTGAAAGGCCTAACTTTTGTATCGTATAACCATTATGACTACGACAACATTTGGCATGGTTTATCAGCTATGGTACCATTTGTTGCTTGGCATATAAGAAATGGGTGTGAATCGCCTAGTAGATGGATTTTGTACCACTGGGGTGAGCTAAGGTTCGAAATGGGTCCATGGCTGAGGACCCTAACAGGGGCCACATTCGGTGGAGCCCCATACACTGAAAGCTTTGAAGGGGTTAACGATGGCCAACCACTTTGCTTTGAAAAAGCTGTGGTTATGAGGCACAATGAAGGAGGCATGTCAAGGGACAGGAGGACTGAGACTTACGATTTGATGAGATGCAAAGCTAGGATGTATTGTAATGTAAGCTTAGAGGGCCGTATTCCTGAAGTAAATAAGCAAGGTTTGCCGGTGATTGGCATGACCTTATTCATGAGGACTGGTTCAAGATCATTCACGAATGAGTCCGCAGTGATTGGAATCTTTGAAAAGGAGTGCGCTAAGGTAGATGGATGCAGGTTGATGGTGGCATACTCCAACAATCTAACATTTTGTGAGCAG GTGAAGATGATGAGCTTGACAGATATTCTGGTATCTACTCATGGTGCTCAATTAACCAACATGTTTCTCATGGACAAAAACAGCAGTGTCATGGAGTTCTTCCCCAAGGGATGGTTAAAAGTTGCTGGCGTAGGCCAATATGTTTATCATTGGATTGCTAGCTGGTCTGGGATGCGACACCAAGGCGCATGGCGGGACCTTAACGGCGATGAATGCCCCTACGCCGAAGATGACCGCCGGTGCATGTCAATTTACAAGAATGGCAAGGTTGGATTCAATGAAACTTACTTTTCTGAGTGGGCTAGAGATGTTCTCAATGAAGTCAAAATAAGGAAGTTGGAGGAGGCAGCAAGTAAAACCATTGCTTCAACTTCTGCTTGTTCTTGTGGCTAG
- the LOC7496596 gene encoding pentatricopeptide repeat-containing protein At5g09450, mitochondrial, which translates to MASGSLFLSLTRSKLRSLCALEKWKPVRFLSSGGALRSESEILEEEELKSKENEDDLKGRIFRLRLPKRSVTNVIDKWVREGNTVSSSELRHISKELRKSQRFKHALEISEWMVAHEEFELSDTDHASRIDLMTKVFGVDAAERYFDGLPLAAKTTETYTALLHSYAAAKLIEKAEEFYKRIKGSNLPFTALMYNEMMTLYMSVGQLEKVSQVVEELKHQKVAPDIFTYNLWISSCAAALNIDKVRRILDEMSQDSGVNDDWMRYIKIVNIYVTAGHLVNAESSTAAVVEAEKKITQREWITYDFLVILYAGLGKKDKIDQIWKSLRMTNQKMTSRNFVCILSSYLMLGHLKEVGEIVDQWKQSTTTDFDISACNRLLDAISCLGLTEIANNFHMLLIERNCDPKHISE; encoded by the exons ATGGCATCTGGGTCGctcttcctctctctcacaAG ATCCAAACTGAGATCTCTATGTGCATTAGAGAAATGGAAACCTGTTAGGTTTCTTTCTTCAGGTGGTGCTTTAAGAAGTGAAAGTGAAATCCTTGAAGAAGAGGAATtgaaatcaaaggaaaatgaaGATGACTTGAAGGGTAGAATTTTCAGGCTTAGACTACCGAAGAGAAGTGTAACAAATGTTATAGATAAATGGGTCAGAGAAGGAAACACTGTTTCTTCTTCTGAGTTAAGGCATATCTCTAAAGAGCTAAGGAAGTCTCAGCGTTTCAAGCATGCACTTGAG ATATCAGAATGGATGGTTGCACATGAAGAATTTGAGTTATCTGACACTGACCATGCAAGCCGTATTGACTTGATGACAAAAGTTTTTGGTGTTGATGCTGCTGAGCGCTACTTTGATGGTTTACCTCTTGCAGCAAAAACTACTGAAACCTACACTGCTCTCCTCCACTCTTATGCTGCGgcaaaattgattgaaaaggCTGAGGAATTTTACAAGAGAATAAAGGGATCAAACTTGCCCTTCACTGCTCTCATGTACAATGAGATGATGACTTTATACATGTCAGTTGGACAGCTGGAGAAAGTCTCTCAAGTTGTTGAAGAACTGAAACATCAGAAGGTTGCTCCAGATATCTTCACTTACAATCTCTGGATAAGTTCATGTGCTGCAGCTCTAAATATTGATAAAGTTAGAAGGATTTTGGATGAGATGAGCCAAGACTCCGGTGTTAATGATGATTGGATGAGATACATTAAGATAGTGAACATATATGTCACAGCAGGTCATCTTGTGAATGCAGAGTCCAGCACTGCCGCTGTAGTCGAAGCCGAGAAAAAAATCACTCAAAGAGAATGGATAACGTATGATTTCCTTGTTATCCTATATGCAGGTTTaggaaagaaagataaaatcgaCCAAATCTGGAAATCCCTGAGAATGACTAACCAGAAAATGACGAGCAGAAACTTTGTATGCATTCTTTCTTCATATCTGATGCTTGGACATTTGAAAGAAGTGGGAGAAATTGTTGATCAATGGAAACAATCAACCACTACAGACTTTGATATCTCTGCATGCAATAGGCTTTTGGACGCGATCTCTTGTTTGGGACTAACTGAAATTGCCAACAACTTCCATATGCTACTGATTGAAAGGAATTGTGACCCCAAACATATATCAGAGTAA
- the LOC7472513 gene encoding root phototropism protein 3, whose protein sequence is MWDSESESVTGRDYENGILSSSKHGVKNDGFELRDHSWYVATNIPSDFLVQVGDVNFHLHKYPLLSRSGKMNRLIYESRDLGLNKVALDDLPGGPEAFELAAKFCYGIAVDLTAANISGLRCAAEYLEMTEDLEEGNLTFKTEAFLSYVVLSSWRDSIVVLKSCEKLSPWAENLQIVRRCSESIAWKACANPKGIRWAYTGKPPKVSSPKWNEMKDSSPSRNSQVPPDWWFEDVSILRIDHFVRVITAIKVKGMRFELIGAAIMHYAGKWLPGLIKDGGGSIDEASNSSNSSGGSSWKGGLHMIVAVSKDDTPTAETKDQRMIVESLISIIPPQKDSVSCSFLLRLLRMANMLKVAPALVTELEKRVGMQFEQATLADLLIPSYNKNETSYDVDLVQRLLEHFLVQEQIESSSPTTQSFSDKHMYDGAQRGANPSAKIRVARLVDSYLTEVSRDRNLSLTKFQVLAEALPDSARTCDDGLYRAVDSYLKAHPTLSEHERKRLCRVMDCQKLSIDACMHAAQNERLPLRVVVQVLFSEQVKISNALANNSLKETGETQYQPMISNRKSLLEGTPQSFQEGWAAAKKDINSLKFELETVKAKYHELQNDMDILQRQFDKLTNKKQASAWTTGWKKLSKFTKMTTLENHDIDPQVATAPGEHTSKTTRRWRNSIS, encoded by the exons ATGTGGGACTCTGAGAGTGAATCTGTCACTGGTAGAGATTATGAAAATGGAATCCTTTCCTCAAGCAAGCATGGTGTCAAGAATGATGGATTTGAGCTAAGAGATCACTCGTG GTATGTTGCGACTAATATTCCAAGTGATTTTCTAGTTCAGGTTGGAGATGTAAATTTCCACTTGCATAAG TATCCATTGCTTTCAAGAAGTGGAAAGATGAATAGACTAATATATGAATCGCGTGACCTGGGCCTCAACAAGGTGGCATTGGATGATCTTCCGGGTGGACCAGAGGCCTTTGAGCTTGCAGCAAAATTCTGCTATGGCATAGCCGTTGATCTAACAGCTGCCAATATCTCTGGCCTAAGATGTGCTGCAGAGTACCTTGAAATGACAGAGGACTTGGAAGAAGGCAATCTTACTTTCAAGACCGAAGCATTTCTCAGTTATGTGGTGCTATCCTCGTGGAGAGATTCTATAGTGGTATTGAAAAGCTGTGAGAAGCTCTCGCCATGGGCAGAGAATCTTCAGATTGTTCGAAGATGTAGTGAGTCCATCGCTTGGAAGGCTTGCGCAAATCCTAAAGGAATAAGGTGGGCATACACTGGAAAACCCCCTAAAGTTTCTAGTCCAAAATGGAATGAGATGAAGGATTCAAGTCCTAGTAGAAACTCGCAAGTTCCGCCTGATTGGTGGTTTGAAGATGTTTCAATCCTTAGGATTGATCACTTTGTTAGAGTCATTACTGCAATCAAGGTAAAGGGGATGAGGTTTGAATTGATTGGAGCTGCTATAATGCATTATGCAGGAAAGTGGCTTCCAGGTTTGATTAAAGATGGGGGAGGTTCTATAGATGAAGCAAGCAATAGCAGCAATAGTAGTGGTGGCAGTAGTTGGAAAGGTGGACTCCATATGATTGTGGCAGTTTCTAAAGATGACACCCCAACAGCTGAAACCAAAGATCAACGGATGATCGTCGAGAGCCTGATCAGCATAATTCCACCACAGAAGGATAGTGTCTCTTGCAGCTTCCTTCTTCGCCTGCTGAGAATGGCAAACATGTTGAAAGTGGCACCTGCTCTGGTAACTGAATTGGAGAAGCGCGTAGGAATGCAGTTCGAACAGGCTACATTGGCAGATCTTCTAATTCCCTCttacaataaaaatgaaacttCGTATGATGTGGATCTGGTTCAGAGACTTCTCGAGCATTTTCTGGTTCAAGAGCAGATAGAAAGTTCAAGTCCTACCACGCAATCATTTTCTGACAAACATATGTACGACGGAGCTCAAAGGGGTGCCAATCCAAGTGCCAAGATCAGAGTAGCAAGGCTTGTTGACAGTTATCTTACAGAGGTGTCCAGAGATAGAAACCTTTCGCTAACAAAATTCCAGGTGCTGGCAGAAGCTTTGCCTGATTCTGCAAGGACCTGCGACGATGGACTATATAGAGCAGTTGATTCCTATCTTAAG GCTCATCCAACACTGTCTGAGCATGAAAGGAAGCGCCTCTGTCGTGTGATGGACTGTCAAAAACTCTCAATTGATGCCTGTATGCATGCTGCTCAAAATGAAAGACTACCACTTAGAGTTGTAGTCCAAGTACTCTTTTCTGAACAGGTAAAAATAAGCAATGCATTAGCAAACAATTCCCTGAAAGAAACTGGTGAAACTCAGTACCAACCTATGATATCAAACCGAAAATCTCTACTTGAAGGGACGCCACAATCATTCCAGGAAGGATGGGCAGCAGCCAAGAAGGACATTAACTCACTCAAGTTTGAACTCGAAACCGTCAAGGCTAAATATCATGAGCTCCAAAATGACATGGACATTTTGCAGAGACAGTTTGATAAATTGACAAATAAGAAACAGGCGTCAGCATGGACCACAGGGTGGAAGAAACTAAGCAAATTCACCAAGATGACAACTTTGGAAAACCATGATATCGATCCTCAGGTTGCTACAGCTCCTGGAGAACATACTAGTAAGACAACTAGAAGGTGGAGAAATTCTATTTCCTGA
- the LOC7496595 gene encoding serine/threonine-protein kinase PEPKR2, giving the protein MESLRRKRKGLEILPSSGKSLPPLTVILSHFSLGDYSRQRKKYKEGEDKEVVGSGRSVVKGVFTVPPCRSVSADPSCRGLKRKIGCIDAATQLGRKKKIEEEYDLGAYIGQGKFGSVVLCRSKVTGEVFACKMLRKGEELVHREVEIMQHLSGHPGVVTLKAVYEDLESFYLVMELCPEGRLLDKMAKERQYPEHRAANILKEIVSVIKYCHDMGVVHRDVKPENILLATSGKMKLADFGLAVRMSNGQSLRGAVGSPAYVAPEVLAGDYSEKVDIWSAGVLLHALLVGVLPFQGDSLEAVFEAIKKVNLDFKSELWESVSQPARDLIAHMLTRDVSARLTADEILGHPWIVFYTEPTQKELTPKSKFQDHVTLTSQQLTLATELESDRSKITASGFLSDDCSPLLSSDGSRSRLEEHDCGLIDALTAAISRVRISEPKRSRLCWPTSPIRQECSSNIKINNLCTAF; this is encoded by the exons ATGGAGTCCTTAAGGAGGAAGAGAAAGGGCCTAGAAATTTTGCCTTCATCTGGCAAGTCCCTCCCTCCATTAACAGTTATTTTGTCGCACTTTTCATTGGGAGATTATTCAAGGCAGAGGAAGAAGTACAAGGAAGGTGAGGATAAAGAAGTTGTAGGTTCTGGTAGAAGTGTAGTTAAAGGTGTTTTCACTGTTCCACCCTGTAGGAGTGTCTCTGCAGATCCATCTTGTAGGGGTCTTAAGAGGAAAATTGGCTGTATTGATGCAGCGACTCAATTGggcaggaagaaaaaaattgaggaagaGTATGACTTGGGTGCATATATTGGGCAAGGAAAGTTTGGGTCAGTGGTTCTGTGTAGAAGTAAAGTGACTGGAGAAGTGTTTGCGTGCAAAATGCTGCGCAAGGGAGAGGAACTTGTGCATCGGGAAGTGGAAATTATGCAGCACCTCTCAGGTCATCCTGGTGTTGTGACATTGAAGGCAGTGTATGAGGATTTAGAATCTTTTTATCTTGTGATGGAGCTCTGTCCCGAGGGACGGTTGCTGGACAAGATGGCTAAGGAAAGGCAGTATCCAGAGCACAGAGCTGCTAATATTCTTAAGGAAATTGTTTCAGTTATCAAATATTGCCATGACATGGGCGTTGTTCATCGGGACGTAAAGCCAGAAAATATCCTCCTTGCAACCTCTGGGAAGATGAAGCTAGCTGACTTTGGTCTAGCTGTGAGGATGTCAAATG GTCAGAGCCTCAGAGGTGCAGTTGGAAGTCCTGCTTATGTTGCTCCAGAAGTTTTAGCCGGTGATTATTCCGAAAAGGTTGATATCTGGAGTGCTGGTGTCCTGCTTCATGCTCTGTTGGTTGGTGTGCTTCCATTTCAAGGTGATTCGTTGGAAGCTGTGTTTGAGGCCATTAAGAAGGTCAACCTTGACTTCAAAAGTGAATTATGGGAATCAGTATCTCAACCTGCACGGGATTTGATTGCTCATATGTTGACGAGGGATGTTTCAGCAAGACTAACTGCTGATGAAATACTTG GACATCCATGGATCGTGTTCTATACAGAACCAACACAAAAGGAACTTACCCCAAAATCAAAGTTTCAAGACCATGTAACACTGACTTCTCAACAACTAACTCTCGCAACTGAATTGGAGTCGGATCGATCCAAGATAACAGCCAGTGGCTTTCTCAGTGATGACTGTAGCCCACTTTTATCATCTGATGGTTCAAGGTCAAGGTTGGAAGAGCACGACTGTGGATTGATTGATGCTCTCACAGCGGCAATATCACGAGTGAGGATATCTGAGCCAAAGAGAAGCAGGTTGTGTTGGCCTACAAGCCCTATCCGGCAAGAGTGTTCCTCTAACATTAAGATTAACAACCTCTGTACAGCATTTTGA